One segment of Pantoea sp. Lij88 DNA contains the following:
- a CDS encoding DUF1435 domain-containing protein, which translates to MGIAIIAACGLWGVSWALGKKLDSAWGVLLPCIALPLFALWEPSFSQWRLVMMVALLLTMVMLFNQRLRHYMLLPSCLALAGGLAADSVNFHLI; encoded by the coding sequence ATGGGAATTGCGATTATCGCGGCCTGCGGCCTGTGGGGCGTCAGCTGGGCGCTGGGTAAAAAACTGGATAGTGCGTGGGGGGTATTGCTGCCGTGCATCGCGCTGCCGTTGTTCGCCTTATGGGAACCGAGCTTCAGCCAGTGGCGACTGGTAATGATGGTTGCGCTGCTGCTGACTATGGTGATGCTTTTTAACCAGCGTCTGCGCCACTATATGCTGCTGCCATCGTGTCTGGCGTTAGCGGGTGGACTGGCGGCAGACTCTGTGAATTTTCATCTGATTTAA
- a CDS encoding diguanylate cyclase, with product MKLQSYEELKQSKYRLSVMLFLFLNIAVSLFYLLPIMSTETSDTTLPVICVAAFSGVMLITHLILPKVKLPILNPVALVLGALWAWHINYRFHQVFYFDGGFLIISLISVLFISAIALSDYLGAFCLHVAPPVLTVLMLDNAQHLPLILLTITLPLIGFSLQHLMRRRADNFTLRLMHQLYEEKETFSDLSMLDPLTGLYNRRGLKNRLDNILENHAGSHYVLLLDIDHFKAYNDNYGHAMGDQALARVSVAIRDAVRSRDVVTRYGGEEFLVLMTNVNGSIAMKLAERIRQYVLDLEIPHLFNETVSTHVTISAGIAPIYDNEFDLAVANADSALYVAKNQGRNTILAWEDLPRKQHQTVSEHA from the coding sequence ATGAAATTACAATCATATGAAGAACTGAAACAGAGTAAATACCGGCTTTCAGTGATGCTTTTTCTGTTTTTAAATATCGCGGTTTCGCTATTTTATCTTCTGCCAATAATGAGCACTGAGACAAGCGATACCACCCTGCCGGTAATTTGCGTGGCGGCGTTTAGCGGCGTCATGTTGATTACCCATTTAATCTTGCCTAAAGTAAAACTCCCCATTTTAAATCCTGTGGCGCTGGTACTGGGCGCGCTCTGGGCCTGGCACATTAATTACCGCTTTCATCAGGTATTCTATTTTGACGGCGGCTTTCTTATTATCAGTTTGATCAGTGTGTTATTTATCAGTGCCATCGCCTTAAGCGATTATCTGGGGGCTTTTTGTCTGCATGTCGCCCCGCCGGTGCTTACCGTGTTGATGCTCGACAATGCACAGCATCTGCCGCTGATTCTGCTGACGATTACCCTGCCGCTGATTGGTTTCTCACTCCAGCATCTGATGCGCCGTCGTGCCGACAACTTTACCCTGCGTCTGATGCATCAGCTTTATGAAGAAAAAGAGACCTTCAGCGATCTCAGCATGCTCGACCCGCTGACCGGCCTTTATAATCGCCGTGGCCTGAAGAACCGGCTCGATAATATTCTGGAAAACCACGCTGGCAGTCACTATGTGCTGCTGCTGGATATCGATCACTTCAAGGCCTACAACGATAATTATGGGCATGCGATGGGCGACCAGGCGCTGGCGCGGGTCTCTGTGGCGATTCGTGATGCGGTGCGGTCGCGCGATGTCGTCACCCGCTATGGTGGCGAAGAGTTTCTGGTGCTGATGACCAATGTGAACGGCTCCATCGCCATGAAACTGGCCGAGCGGATCCGTCAGTATGTGCTGGATTTAGAAATCCCCCACCTTTTCAATGAGACCGTGTCCACTCACGTCACTATCAGCGCCGGTATCGCGCCTATCTACGATAATGAATTTGATCTGGCGGTCGCCAATGCCGACAGCGCCTTGTATGTGGCTAAAAATCAGGGCCGGAATACCATTCTCGCCTGGGAAGATTTACCCCGAAAACAGCATCAGACCGTCAGCGAACATGCCTGA
- the fhuF gene encoding siderophore-iron reductase FhuF, with protein MATVSAQEQRFNAQSMIFRQNDRPLAESLHDRLQQQRSYLLDSTKFSQPAPRDTLTLAAWSQSAAFAPLIQRYSDYLYRDHPDAVREAKPVLSLWAQWYFGLLLPPLIMALLQESRALDCSPEHIRVGFHENGHPATFWIDVQEDEEARYLNPQQRIDRLIQQHLIPVVKGITQHGDINARLIWNNMGYSFQWFLGELKSQIDETLVLQLEQALFFNQRLLDGSENPLYRTMIPRNGELVRRSCCQRYRIPDVEQCGNCTLSGS; from the coding sequence ATGGCAACCGTTTCAGCTCAGGAACAGCGTTTCAACGCTCAGTCGATGATCTTCCGGCAGAATGACCGTCCACTGGCGGAAAGTCTGCACGACCGACTGCAACAACAACGCAGTTATCTGCTTGATTCCACGAAATTTAGCCAGCCCGCTCCGCGTGATACGCTGACGCTCGCCGCCTGGTCACAATCAGCGGCTTTTGCCCCGCTTATTCAGCGTTACAGCGATTATCTCTATCGCGATCATCCTGATGCAGTGCGTGAAGCGAAACCGGTGCTGTCACTCTGGGCGCAATGGTATTTTGGCCTGCTGCTGCCACCGCTGATCATGGCGCTGTTGCAGGAGTCGCGCGCGCTTGACTGCTCGCCAGAGCATATTCGTGTCGGATTTCATGAGAATGGTCATCCGGCCACGTTCTGGATTGATGTGCAGGAGGATGAAGAAGCCCGCTATCTTAACCCTCAGCAGCGTATTGATCGGCTGATTCAGCAGCATCTGATCCCGGTGGTGAAGGGTATTACGCAGCATGGTGATATTAATGCCCGACTCATCTGGAACAACATGGGCTACTCGTTCCAGTGGTTCCTCGGTGAGCTGAAGAGCCAGATCGATGAGACGCTGGTGCTGCAACTGGAGCAGGCGCTGTTCTTCAACCAGCGACTGCTGGATGGCAGCGAAAACCCCCTCTACCGCACCATGATCCCGCGTAACGGCGAACTGGTCCGTCGCAGCTGTTGCCAGCGTTATCGCATCCCGGATGTCGAACAATGCGGCAACTGTACCCTGAGCGGCAGCTAA
- a CDS encoding YbaK/EbsC family protein, giving the protein MSLESVRQFFAEHAPEIEIIELAESTATVGMAARAHGVTPGEIAKTLSLKVKNDVVLIVTRGDARLDNRKLKAALGAKARMLSVDEVINWTGHPVGGVCPFGLENPLTVYCDVSLRSFDEVLPAAGAIHSAVRISPKQMAELTNARWIDVCEAI; this is encoded by the coding sequence ATGAGTCTGGAGTCCGTGCGCCAGTTCTTTGCCGAACACGCCCCTGAAATTGAAATTATTGAACTGGCAGAAAGCACTGCAACGGTCGGAATGGCTGCGCGCGCCCATGGCGTAACGCCTGGAGAGATTGCGAAAACCCTGTCACTGAAAGTGAAAAACGACGTGGTGCTGATTGTGACACGCGGCGATGCCCGGCTGGACAATCGCAAGCTGAAAGCGGCGCTGGGCGCGAAAGCGCGGATGCTGAGTGTTGACGAGGTGATTAACTGGACCGGCCATCCGGTGGGCGGCGTCTGTCCGTTCGGTCTGGAGAATCCGCTGACCGTTTATTGTGATGTCTCACTGCGCAGTTTCGACGAAGTGTTACCCGCCGCGGGCGCTATCCATAGCGCCGTCCGCATCTCGCCAAAGCAGATGGCTGAACTGACTAACGCCCGCTGGATCGACGTGTGCGAAGCCATTTAA
- a CDS encoding nucleoside hydrolase: MKRIIIDCDPGNGIAGANTDDGLAIALALASPALSLELITTVAGNTPCEVGARVAKDLIVRLGLSVPVVQGATQALQEDPAPWRETLDNRVNQLALGKLWQGVRQPAAIPADAFDAADAIGKLICDNPGEITLVAIGPLTNVALAMQRYPAMADSVAEIVIMGGVFTLDDYIKDTNFGLDPEAAHQVLHSGAAVTLVPMDVTTQTLLTQQDLTRLTAVDHPLADFVRETLRPWIDYSMETRQLAGCWIHDAMVVAWLLNQRVASGTDYRVDIELRPGATRGKSWRYRQPLRLSVGVPEQCGASVHVLHRVDNTVLLSIIEEAFKRLKS; the protein is encoded by the coding sequence ATGAAAAGAATCATTATTGACTGCGATCCCGGCAACGGTATCGCGGGTGCCAACACCGATGACGGACTGGCGATTGCGCTGGCCTTAGCTTCACCTGCACTGTCGCTGGAATTAATCACCACCGTGGCGGGTAACACGCCCTGTGAAGTAGGCGCGCGCGTCGCCAAAGATCTGATCGTCCGTCTGGGATTATCTGTTCCGGTTGTGCAGGGTGCGACGCAGGCGCTGCAGGAAGATCCTGCGCCGTGGCGCGAAACGCTGGATAACCGGGTCAATCAGCTGGCCCTGGGTAAACTGTGGCAGGGTGTGCGTCAGCCTGCGGCTATCCCGGCGGATGCCTTTGATGCTGCGGACGCTATCGGCAAACTGATTTGCGACAATCCGGGCGAGATTACCCTGGTGGCGATTGGCCCGCTGACAAATGTGGCGCTGGCGATGCAGCGCTATCCCGCTATGGCAGACTCTGTGGCGGAAATTGTGATTATGGGTGGCGTGTTTACGCTGGATGATTATATCAAGGACACCAATTTTGGCCTGGATCCGGAGGCGGCGCATCAGGTGTTGCACAGCGGTGCTGCCGTGACGCTGGTACCGATGGATGTCACCACCCAGACGCTGCTGACCCAGCAGGATTTAACCCGCCTTACCGCCGTTGATCATCCGCTGGCTGATTTTGTGCGCGAAACGCTGCGTCCGTGGATCGACTATTCGATGGAGACCCGTCAGCTGGCGGGATGCTGGATCCACGATGCGATGGTGGTCGCCTGGCTGCTGAATCAGCGCGTCGCGTCAGGCACCGATTACCGGGTGGATATTGAGCTGCGGCCCGGCGCTACGCGCGGCAAAAGCTGGCGCTATCGTCAGCCGCTTCGTCTCTCTGTCGGGGTGCCTGAGCAGTGCGGGGCATCGGTACATGTGTTGCATCGTGTCGATAACACGGTGCTGTTGTCGATCATCGAAGAGGCATTCAAGCGCCTGAAATCCTGA
- a CDS encoding LacI family DNA-binding transcriptional regulator, with translation MPKSLTGKVTRSEVAKAAGTSVAVVSYVINNGPRPVADATRQRVLEAIKATGYRPNAAARALASGNTKTFGLVVPNIGNPFVASMAHVLLQESMNHGHVMLLGDAGDDRKRELELIQGLLNRQVDGLFYNSVDRHPYIDLIKASGTPLVMLERVEPQPGVNMLRVNERQAAWQVTAHLLSHGYQQVGIISGPVDMLNAQDRIQGWRDAMQDRGLPIDESLMFPASYTPQGGYEAAQVMIARGCVPRALFTSNEGQAIGALRAFSEHQIRVPQDVALVCFNGTNHSSFHVPTLTTVRQPLREMARSAIQMLKEGESEAQLKEFPHYLEIGESCGCQPQSQS, from the coding sequence GTGCCTAAGTCGTTAACGGGAAAAGTGACCCGCAGTGAAGTTGCGAAAGCGGCAGGCACCTCAGTGGCAGTCGTCAGTTATGTCATTAATAACGGACCTCGTCCTGTCGCCGATGCAACGCGTCAGCGGGTACTGGAGGCGATTAAAGCGACCGGCTACCGGCCCAATGCCGCAGCCCGCGCGCTGGCGTCCGGTAACACCAAAACCTTTGGACTAGTCGTGCCCAACATCGGCAATCCTTTTGTGGCCTCCATGGCGCACGTGTTATTGCAGGAGTCGATGAATCACGGGCACGTCATGCTGCTGGGTGACGCCGGTGATGACCGCAAGCGCGAACTGGAGTTGATTCAGGGGCTGCTTAACCGACAGGTAGATGGGCTGTTTTATAACAGCGTCGATCGCCATCCTTACATTGATTTGATTAAAGCCAGCGGTACGCCACTGGTCATGCTGGAGCGGGTTGAGCCACAGCCAGGCGTTAACATGCTGCGGGTGAATGAGCGCCAGGCCGCCTGGCAGGTGACGGCGCATCTGCTGAGTCACGGATATCAGCAGGTCGGCATCATCAGCGGCCCGGTCGATATGCTCAACGCACAGGATCGTATTCAGGGCTGGCGGGATGCGATGCAGGATCGCGGCCTGCCGATTGATGAATCGCTGATGTTCCCCGCCAGCTACACCCCACAGGGCGGCTACGAGGCGGCACAGGTTATGATCGCCCGGGGTTGTGTGCCACGCGCGCTGTTTACCAGCAACGAAGGTCAGGCGATTGGCGCGCTTCGCGCCTTTTCTGAGCATCAGATCCGCGTTCCGCAGGATGTGGCGCTGGTCTGTTTTAACGGGACCAATCATTCATCGTTTCATGTCCCGACATTAACCACCGTGCGCCAGCCACTGCGTGAAATGGCCCGCTCTGCGATTCAGATGTTGAAAGAGGGAGAGAGCGAAGCGCAACTGAAGGAGTTTCCACACTATCTTGAAATCGGTGAATCCTGCGGCTGCCAGCCGCAAAGCCAGAGTTAA
- a CDS encoding MFS transporter — MTAQNSVKQQASLSSTSAADERFNTSSGRKDFWRATFSCWLGTAMEYADFALYGLAAGIIFGDVFFPESTPAMALLSSFATWSVGFVARPIGALFFGWLGDRKGRKVVMISTIILMGASTTFIGLIPSYASIGVWAPACLVLLRFTQGFGAGAELSGGTVMLGEYAPTERRGLVSSVIALGSNSGTLLASLVWLLVVQMDQQSLLEWGWRIPFLSSALIALVALWIRRHLRETPVFERKKAEMEAERAGVLADPVVDQRPFFQRTRAFWTMVGLRIGENGPSYLSQGFIVGYVAKVLMVDKSVPTTAVFLASLLGFLIIPLAGWLSDRFGRRIVYRVFCLLLMFYAWPAFTLLDTREPMLVIPVIVVGMALASLGIFGVQAAWGVEMFGVHHRYTKMAVAKELGSILSGGTAPLIAAAMLSYTGHWWPIAVYFSAMAAIGFFTTFVAPETRGRNLNLPEDAI, encoded by the coding sequence ATGACGGCACAAAATTCCGTTAAGCAGCAGGCATCACTGTCATCCACTTCAGCCGCCGATGAGCGGTTTAACACCTCTTCAGGCCGCAAAGATTTCTGGCGCGCCACTTTCTCATGCTGGCTCGGAACGGCAATGGAGTACGCGGATTTCGCGCTCTACGGCCTGGCTGCCGGTATCATCTTCGGCGACGTCTTCTTTCCGGAATCCACCCCGGCCATGGCACTGCTCTCCAGCTTTGCTACCTGGTCAGTCGGCTTTGTTGCCCGGCCCATCGGCGCACTCTTTTTCGGCTGGCTCGGCGACCGCAAAGGCCGAAAGGTCGTGATGATCTCCACCATCATTCTGATGGGCGCTTCCACCACGTTTATCGGCTTAATCCCCAGCTATGCCTCTATTGGCGTCTGGGCACCTGCCTGTCTGGTGCTGCTGCGCTTTACGCAGGGTTTCGGCGCGGGTGCGGAGTTATCGGGGGGCACGGTGATGCTGGGCGAATATGCGCCGACAGAGCGTCGCGGACTGGTCTCTTCCGTGATTGCGCTGGGTTCCAACAGCGGCACGCTGCTGGCCTCGCTGGTCTGGCTGCTGGTGGTGCAGATGGATCAGCAGAGCCTGCTGGAGTGGGGCTGGCGTATTCCCTTCCTCAGCAGTGCCCTGATTGCCCTGGTTGCGCTGTGGATTCGCCGTCATCTGCGTGAAACGCCGGTGTTTGAGCGAAAAAAAGCGGAAATGGAAGCGGAGCGTGCCGGCGTGCTGGCTGACCCGGTAGTCGATCAGCGGCCTTTCTTCCAGCGTACCCGCGCCTTCTGGACCATGGTTGGCCTGCGTATCGGCGAAAATGGTCCTTCCTATCTGTCGCAGGGCTTCATTGTCGGTTACGTCGCTAAAGTGCTGATGGTGGATAAGTCCGTACCGACGACCGCCGTGTTCCTTGCCTCGCTGCTGGGTTTTCTGATCATTCCGTTAGCGGGCTGGCTCTCTGACCGTTTTGGTCGCCGGATCGTTTATCGCGTCTTCTGTCTGTTACTGATGTTCTACGCCTGGCCTGCCTTTACGCTGCTGGACACGCGTGAACCGATGCTGGTGATCCCGGTCATCGTGGTGGGTATGGCGCTGGCGTCACTGGGTATTTTTGGGGTGCAGGCGGCATGGGGCGTGGAGATGTTCGGCGTTCACCATCGCTATACCAAAATGGCGGTGGCTAAAGAACTGGGCTCGATTTTGTCCGGCGGCACCGCACCGCTTATTGCCGCTGCTATGCTTTCTTATACCGGTCACTGGTGGCCGATTGCGGTCTATTTCTCGGCAATGGCCGCCATTGGATTCTTTACCACCTTTGTCGCGCCTGAGACACGAGGGCGGAATCTCAATCTGCCTGAAGATGCCATCTAG
- a CDS encoding histidine phosphatase family protein, translating to MKIILMRHGKPDHQAAGRQSVQAMADWCEAYDLSQVSDGPPPRSIDIARQATFIVCSPLPRAQSSLSQLGLQPHEVDALFSEVAVPLLRTGAVQLPTVCWLALLRLLWFCGYAGDAESLQHARSRASAAAEKLIEHSQRGTVLLLGHGIMNKMIARELRKRGWQAEKHASSRHWSSAIYHRPFI from the coding sequence ATGAAAATTATTCTGATGCGACACGGTAAACCTGACCACCAGGCGGCGGGTCGTCAGAGCGTGCAGGCAATGGCTGACTGGTGTGAAGCCTACGATCTGTCACAGGTCAGTGACGGACCGCCGCCGCGCAGCATCGACATTGCCCGTCAGGCCACGTTTATTGTCTGCAGTCCCCTGCCCCGCGCGCAATCCTCCCTGAGCCAGCTTGGTCTGCAGCCCCATGAGGTTGATGCGCTGTTCAGCGAAGTCGCCGTACCGCTGCTGCGAACCGGCGCGGTCCAGCTGCCGACCGTGTGCTGGCTGGCCCTGTTGCGGCTGTTATGGTTCTGCGGTTATGCGGGCGACGCGGAGTCGCTGCAACATGCGCGCAGCCGCGCCTCGGCGGCGGCAGAGAAGCTAATCGAACACTCACAGCGAGGCACGGTGCTGCTGCTGGGCCACGGCATCATGAATAAGATGATTGCGCGCGAATTACGTAAGCGCGGCTGGCAGGCGGAGAAGCACGCCAGCAGCCGCCACTGGAGTAGTGCGATCTATCATCGTCCGTTTATCTGA
- a CDS encoding WD40 repeat domain-containing protein, producing the protein MQSEAYGLLAVDKQGNRVLFLNPETFAVERELNAFPPRPHELLMLAPWGKAYVPIYGDGVHGNNPHPGHKVAVIDLQRREISGFIDLSPLRAPHSGQLGRDGKVYLCCEQSAAVAVIDPQTDKVEKIIPIPSHNAHRLTLSPSGRKLFTDNEEDATITVVDLCEAEGRVIDTILLPGPIAGIAASPKHPYLVASAADAPLLYLIDRQSHRIRQRITLPGHQQPCQVVRFSADGEQLVAIGDQEPLVTLFDDLLNPLGDISVGNMPMDGCFTPDRQQLLIANQDDGTLSVIDLAQRKVIATPRVGTGCEVLGYFPIGQINGR; encoded by the coding sequence ATGCAGAGTGAAGCTTACGGTTTACTGGCGGTCGATAAGCAGGGCAATCGCGTCCTGTTTCTTAATCCGGAAACCTTCGCGGTCGAGCGGGAACTGAACGCGTTTCCACCGCGGCCGCATGAACTTCTGATGCTGGCCCCCTGGGGTAAGGCCTATGTGCCCATTTATGGCGACGGCGTTCATGGTAATAACCCCCATCCGGGGCATAAAGTGGCGGTCATTGATTTACAGCGTCGCGAGATCAGCGGTTTTATCGATCTGTCGCCGCTGCGGGCACCCCACAGTGGACAGCTGGGCCGCGATGGCAAAGTCTATCTCTGCTGTGAGCAGAGTGCCGCCGTGGCGGTGATCGATCCGCAGACCGATAAAGTAGAAAAAATTATCCCGATTCCCTCTCACAACGCGCATCGCCTGACGCTGTCACCCAGCGGTCGTAAGCTGTTCACCGATAACGAAGAGGATGCCACTATCACGGTGGTGGATCTCTGTGAAGCAGAGGGACGGGTGATCGATACCATCCTGCTGCCCGGCCCGATTGCAGGCATCGCTGCCTCACCGAAACATCCTTATCTGGTCGCCAGTGCCGCTGACGCACCGTTGCTCTATCTGATCGATCGCCAGAGCCACCGTATTCGCCAGCGCATCACGTTGCCGGGTCATCAGCAGCCCTGTCAGGTGGTGCGCTTCAGCGCCGATGGAGAACAGCTGGTGGCGATAGGGGATCAGGAACCGCTGGTGACGCTGTTTGACGATCTGCTGAATCCGCTGGGTGATATCAGCGTGGGCAATATGCCGATGGATGGCTGCTTCACACCAGACAGGCAACAGCTACTGATTGCCAATCAGGATGATGGCACGCTGAGTGTGATCGATCTGGCGCAGCGTAAAGTCATCGCCACGCCGCGTGTCGGAACAGGCTGTGAAGTGCTGGGCTATTTTCCGATCGGTCAGATAAACGGACGATGA
- a CDS encoding capsular polysaccharide synthesis protein, with the protein MTSHRQGPAHKIWCNWKRIAFSSQMLWNKKQQSLCQAPEYDPGQEDNVVLIAQQKDLPDIPKIVWMVWHHDHLPKSMALNISKIRRDNPDHQVYLITQRTLSQWLPELSFISSDLTLAHKSEIIRLELIHRYGGIGIDCSTLLFEDLAWVHRVHEARSMDLIGYYREQSTMNLLAPVTESWFLAAPPQNPFIREWLKQLAPVKNVGIRNYFHELKKRDDFSLIVQNMDNPSRQLLSLAQQVAMREYRRANLYLRKGEASAWYYQRLHADSSSAFAQSVMFHQRPQTPPPIIKLTGNERLHLDFNLRLGLYNRSSLIGEMMQTTPPALALPSAVKARA; encoded by the coding sequence ATGACTTCACATCGCCAGGGTCCAGCGCATAAAATCTGGTGTAACTGGAAAAGAATAGCGTTCAGTAGCCAGATGTTATGGAATAAGAAACAACAGAGTCTCTGTCAGGCTCCGGAATATGATCCGGGGCAGGAAGATAATGTCGTATTAATCGCGCAGCAGAAAGATCTGCCAGACATTCCAAAAATTGTCTGGATGGTCTGGCATCACGATCATCTGCCGAAGTCGATGGCGCTGAATATCAGTAAAATCCGGCGGGACAACCCCGACCACCAGGTTTATCTGATCACGCAGCGCACCCTGTCGCAGTGGCTGCCGGAACTCAGTTTTATCTCTTCCGATCTGACGCTGGCACATAAAAGTGAAATCATTCGACTGGAGCTGATTCACCGGTATGGTGGCATTGGCATCGACTGCAGCACGCTGCTGTTTGAAGATCTCGCCTGGGTGCATCGCGTTCACGAAGCGCGGTCAATGGATCTCATCGGTTATTACCGCGAGCAATCGACGATGAACCTGCTTGCGCCCGTTACAGAGAGCTGGTTTCTTGCCGCACCGCCGCAAAACCCGTTTATTCGCGAATGGCTGAAACAGCTGGCGCCGGTTAAAAACGTCGGTATCCGCAACTATTTCCATGAACTGAAGAAGCGTGATGATTTTTCGCTGATTGTGCAGAATATGGATAATCCGTCGCGTCAGCTTCTGTCGCTGGCGCAGCAGGTTGCGATGCGCGAATACCGGCGGGCCAATCTCTATCTGCGCAAAGGCGAAGCCAGTGCCTGGTATTATCAGCGCCTTCACGCCGACAGCAGCAGCGCCTTTGCGCAGTCTGTAATGTTCCATCAGCGACCACAGACGCCGCCTCCGATTATTAAATTAACCGGCAACGAGCGGCTGCATCTCGACTTCAATCTGCGGCTCGGTTTGTATAACCGCAGCAGCCTGATTGGCGAGATGATGCAGACCACGCCGCCTGCGCTGGCATTGCCATCAGCGGTCAAAGCGCGCGCGTAG
- a CDS encoding LysR family transcriptional regulator, which translates to MKEMKTDALWDHLHWLTVLAEQGSFTRAAERLDVSKAAMSQKIKELEEMAGVLLVQRTTRSVRLTSAGEKLVEELREPFARIEQSFFSVRDTAGPVRGLVRITAPVAFARQQLVPIIGEFLRDYPQVRLQLDVTDRIVSLSSEGFDLAIRHSDTLPETHVALPLCDTRTLLVASPAYLSIQGVPHTPQDLVQHNCLYYPRGVESPRWRFVTAADSEQVQVRIQGSFATNNSESIRDAALQGLGIAMLPDFSAREALKSGSLQQVLPEWQPVEAFAARLWIVRPWAAQVPRAVTIFTHWLRARFDR; encoded by the coding sequence ATGAAAGAGATGAAAACGGATGCGCTATGGGATCATCTGCACTGGCTGACCGTACTGGCTGAGCAGGGCAGTTTTACCCGCGCAGCAGAGCGGCTCGACGTCAGCAAGGCAGCGATGAGTCAGAAAATCAAAGAGCTGGAGGAGATGGCGGGCGTGTTGCTGGTCCAGCGCACCACGCGCAGCGTGCGACTGACCTCAGCGGGTGAGAAGCTGGTCGAGGAGTTACGCGAGCCATTTGCCCGTATCGAACAGAGCTTTTTCAGCGTACGCGATACCGCCGGGCCGGTGCGTGGTCTGGTGCGCATTACCGCACCGGTGGCGTTTGCCCGGCAGCAACTGGTGCCGATTATCGGTGAGTTTCTGCGTGACTATCCGCAGGTGCGTCTGCAACTGGACGTGACCGACCGTATCGTATCGCTGAGCAGTGAGGGATTTGATCTGGCGATTCGACACAGTGACACGCTACCGGAAACGCACGTGGCGCTGCCGCTGTGCGACACCCGGACGTTGCTGGTGGCCTCACCTGCCTATCTCAGCATTCAGGGCGTACCGCACACGCCGCAGGATCTGGTGCAGCATAACTGTCTTTACTACCCACGCGGCGTCGAATCTCCGCGCTGGCGATTTGTGACCGCAGCGGATAGTGAACAGGTGCAGGTGCGGATTCAGGGCAGCTTTGCCACTAACAACAGTGAGTCGATACGCGATGCGGCCCTGCAGGGACTGGGGATCGCCATGCTGCCCGATTTCAGCGCCCGTGAGGCGCTGAAATCGGGGTCATTGCAGCAGGTCCTGCCCGAGTGGCAGCCGGTCGAAGCCTTTGCCGCCCGACTGTGGATCGTCCGACCCTGGGCGGCGCAGGTGCCACGCGCGGTCACCATCTTTACGCACTGGCTACGCGCGCGCTTTGACCGCTGA
- a CDS encoding tautomerase family protein produces MPLLQFDVIQGRSESELRTLLDAAHRAVLTAFNVPERDRYQIVQENKRYQMVFQDTGLGFTRSDNLVMVRVYTSPRSSEQKQRFMAELARELREHCGVQGNDLMISFITNDKGDWSFADGEAQYLTGKL; encoded by the coding sequence ATGCCACTGCTGCAATTTGATGTTATCCAGGGTCGTTCAGAATCAGAGCTGCGTACACTGCTGGATGCGGCACACCGTGCCGTACTCACCGCCTTTAACGTGCCTGAACGCGATCGCTACCAGATTGTTCAGGAAAACAAGCGTTACCAGATGGTGTTTCAGGATACGGGGCTGGGATTCACCCGCAGCGACAATCTGGTGATGGTGCGGGTCTATACCAGTCCCCGCAGCAGTGAACAGAAACAGCGGTTTATGGCGGAGCTGGCGCGGGAGCTGCGGGAGCATTGTGGTGTGCAGGGCAACGATTTAATGATCAGCTTTATCACCAACGACAAAGGTGACTGGAGTTTTGCCGACGGCGAAGCACAATATCTCACCGGCAAACTCTGA